In the genome of Sciurus carolinensis chromosome 3, mSciCar1.2, whole genome shotgun sequence, one region contains:
- the Kcnj16 gene encoding inward rectifier potassium channel 16, with the protein MSYYGSSYRIVNVDPKYPGYSPEHVIAEKKRARRRLLHKDGNCNVYFKHIFGEWGSYVVDIFTTLVDTKWRHMFVIFSLSYILSWLIFGSIFWLIAFHHGDLLNDPDITPCVDNVHSFTGAFLFSLETQTTIGYGYRCVTEECSVAVLTVILQSILSCIINTFIIGAALAKMATARKRAQTIRFSYFALIGMRDGKLCLMWRIGDFRPNHVVEGTVRAQLLRYTEDSEGRMTMAFKDLKLVNDQIILVTPVTIVHEIDHESPLYALDRKAVAKDNFEILVTFIYTGDSTGTSHQSRSSYVPREILWGHRFNDVLEVKRKYYKVNCLQFEGSVEVYAPFCSAKQLDWKDQQLQNMEKSSPVRESCTSDTSIRRRSFSAVAIVSSCENPEETTNSAEDECKETPYRKALLTLNRVSIESQM; encoded by the coding sequence ATGAGCTATTACGGCAGCAGCTACCGAATTGTAAACGTGGACCCCAAATACCCAGGCTACTCCCCGGAGCACGTCATCGCTGAGAAGAAAAGAGCAAGGCGGCGTCTCCTGCACAAAGATGGCAATTGCAATGTGTACTTCAAGCACATTTTTGGGGAATGGGGGAGCTACGTGGTTGACATTTTCACCACCCTGGTGGACACCAAATGGCGCCACATGTTTGTGATCTTTTCTCTGTCTTACATTCTCTCCTGGTTGATCTTTGGCTCCATCTTTTGGCTGATAGCCTTTCATCATGGAGACCTGCTCAACGACCCAGACATCACACCTTGTGTTGACAATGTTCACTCTTTCACAGGGGCATTTTTATTCTCCCTCGAGACCCAGACCACCATAGGGTACGGTTATCGTTGTGTCACTGAGGAGTGCTCGGTGGCAGTGCTCACCGTGATCCTTCAGTCCATCTTAAGTTGCATCATAAATACCTTCATCATTGGAGCCGCCCTGGCCAAAATGGCCACTGCCCGAAAGAGAGCCCAGACCATCCGGTTTAGTTATTTTGCTCTGATAGGCATGAGGGATGGGAAGCTTTGCCTCATGTGGCGCATTGGTGATTTCCGACCCAATCACGTGGTGGAAGGAACAGTGAGAGCCCAGCTTCTCCGCTACACGGAAGACAGTGAAGGGCGGATGACAATGGCATTTAAAGACCTCAAATTAGTCAATGACCAGATCATCCTGGTGACTCCAGTAACAATCGTTCACGAGATTGACCACGAGAGTCCTCTGTATGCCCTGGATCGCAAAGCAGTGGCCAAAGATAACTTCGAGATCTTGGTGACATTTATCTACACTGGTGATTCTACCGGGACATCTCACCAATCGAGAAGCTCCTATGTTCCCCGAGAAATTCTCTGGGGCCATAGGTTTAATGACGTCTTGGAAGTGAAGAGGAAGTATTATAAAGTAAACTGCTTACAGTTTGAGGGAAGTGTGGAAGTCTATGCCCCCTTCTGCAGTGCCAAACAACTGGATTGGAAAGACCAGCAGCTCCAAAATATGGAGAAGTCTTCACCAGTCCGAGAATCCTGTACTTCAGATACCAGCATCAGAAGAAGGTCCTTTAGTGCAGTTGCCATTGTCAGCAGCTGTGAAAACCCAGAGGAGACCACCAACTCTGCCGAGGACGAGTGTAAGGAAACCCCTTACCGGAAAGCTCTCCTGACTCTAAATCGAGTCTCCATAGAGTCCCAGATGTAG